In Malassezia vespertilionis chromosome 8, complete sequence, a genomic segment contains:
- a CDS encoding uncharacterized protein (COG:S; EggNog:ENOG503P2R4) encodes MAHGYAFPPVHGFAPFYTLQPNPKTAVVQIEMWAQIVLGYCEANQRYTLHATGSWELQSPLFCNRVLDRAVSPAMMRIIFAYLVDHAQALYEPAAPKHAKPPRVGTVEADRFTHAESATAARSGPSDAPFSSILVLWKSPEAWGDGMYAWICNTGQNGSVLTMTELVHGEYVHASHMPLSLCRLALQTQVRKGRAQVFGAQTARIAAYAGNDLLANAGEEALWDLGVKFV; translated from the exons ATGGCCCACGGGTATGCATTCCCGCCGGTGCACGGGTTTGCGCCGTTCTATACGCTGCAGCCGAATCCAAAGACGGCAGTCGTGCAGATAGAGATGTGGGCGCAGATAGTGCTGGGTTATTGCGAGGCGAACCAGCGGTATACATTGCACGCGACGGGCAGCTGGGAGCTGCAAAGTCCGCTCTTTTGCAATCGCGTACTGGACCGTGCGGTAAGCCCGGCGATGATGCGCATCATCTTTGCGTACCTAGTTGATCatgcgcaggcgctgtatgagcctgcggcgccgaaACATGCCAAGCCGCCGCGTGTAGGCACGGTAGAAGCGGATCGGTTCACGCATGCAGAGAGTGCGACGGCTGCGCGGTCGGGGCCAAGCGATGCACCGTTCAGTAGCATTCTTGTGCTGTGGAAGAGCCCTGAAGCGTGGGGCGACGGGATGTATGCATGG ATTTGCAATACGGGCCAGAACGGCAGTGTTTTGACAATGACGGAGCTCGTGCATGGCGAGTATGTGCACGCATCGCACATGCCGCTTTCGCTATGCAGGCTTGCTTTGCAAACGCAGGTACGCAAAGGACGTGCGCAGGTGTTTGGGGCACAGACTGCACGGATCGCAGCGTACGCTGGAAATGACCTGCTCGCGAATGCGGGCGAGGAGGCGTTGTGGGACTTGGGTGTCAAGTTCGTCTAG
- the MAK11 gene encoding Protein mak11 (COG:S; TransMembrane:1 (i141-160o); EggNog:ENOG503NZ64), whose translation MSGRQHKVMVQPINVIFRHLQQQSKVSLWLYDNTEFRLEGKIIVCRRFADHEGFDEFMNVTLAEAEEVQCAPGKERKELGRILLKGDNIPPSQLEMPKRSTRLAVTVSFDAMRAQAQYGKMEMQRARAAPYAQSASQRATIPAAAAAFAAVALALGIFYARSTDPLHTEFDGHTALLPPRRSSFTVAGERAERVARRFAAWQADQFQLVKDAAQLAGLNDAKGVHTKRHVQPKNGAAATKAPSSQASSKTGKAVHDVQPRKARPKKSTAPSSPQHALRIIAGSYERFLYGLTGRMCVTDDGSYTMTIEPDFVFPAHASSIRTVACANETKWLVTGGTDETIKVWDLRRRKEVGALTGHQGTITSLSFPSRTFMLSTGDDGVLNLYRTRDWALLRTMRGHTGRINGASTHPSGRLALSIGKDRTIRMWDFLRGVGSSSVKIGAEADKIAWDTLGKRFAVLVDRQAMVFGTDMTKLAEIEQSRRLHDVSFFRAAIGGKEHELLLVASESGLVYVYDLDASASADAASPREIARLVGHANRVRAAAAVYIAADDGLIVPLVSTISSDGFIRVFNLMPALVDDALVELEAIAEYDTHKTRLTCLSVATYDPAGADDADEEVLDAADDDAGAEAFDTTDDDELDAMSSDEGDLDDAELEELARLEEEVRRAQEAGIVITEDGGVVVEGDDDEEESEDEEGDEDGDGDGEEEEEEEEEEEEEEEEEEEEEEEE comes from the exons ATGTCGGGTCGCCAGCACAAGGTGATGGTGCAGCCCATCAATGTGATTTTCCGGCACTTGCAGCAGCAGTCGAAGGTGTCGCTGTGGCTGTATGATAATACCGAGTTCCGCCTGGAAGGCAAAATTATTGTATGCCGCCGTTTTGCTGACCACGAGGGCTTTGACGAGTTTATGAACGTGACGCTAGCCGAGGCAGAGGAGGTGCAGTGTGCACCAGGAAaagagcgcaaagagctgg GACGCATTTTGCTCAAGGGCGATAACATC CCACCCTCGCAGCTCGAGATGCCGAAACGGTCCACCAGACTCGCTGTGACTGTGTCCTTTGATGCAATGCGTGCACAAGCCCAATACGGCAAGATGGAAATGCAGCGtgcacgagcggcgccatATGCCCAATCTGCATCGCAGAGAGCCACGATCcctgcagcggcggcagcgttCGCTGCTGTGGCACTGGCACTGGGCATTTTTTACGCGCGATCTACTGATCCGCTGCACACTGAGTTTGATGGACATACTGCACTGCTTCCACCCCGCCGCAGCTCGTTTACAGTGGCGGGCGAGCGCGCTGAGCGCGTTGCACGACGCTTTGCTGCATGGCAGGCAGACCAGTTCCAGCTTGTAAAagacgctgcacagctcg CGGGCCTAAACGATGCCAAAGGCGTGCATACCAAGCGCCATGTGCAGCCAAAGAATGGCGCGGCAGCGACCAAAGCACCCTCCTCTCAAGCAAGCAGCAAAACTGGTAAAGCAGTGCACGATGTGCAACCCCGGAAAGCACGACCCAAGAAGAGTACTGCACCTTCTTCACCGCagcatgcactgcgcatcATTGCGGGATCCTATGAGCGATTTTTGTATGGACTTACTGGACGTATGTGTGTCACGGACGATGGTTCCTACACTATGACTATTGAGCCCGACTTTGTGTTTCCCGCGCATGCCTCCTCGATCCGCACCGTTGCGTGTGCGAACGAAACAAAATGGCTCGTCACGGGCGGCACGGACGAGACGATCAAGGTGTGGGAcctgcgccggcgcaagGAAGTCGGCGCGTTGACTGGGCACCAAGGCACGATTACCTCGCTATCCTTCCCCTCGCGCACGTTTATGCTCTCGACAGGAGACGACGGCGTGTTGAACCTGTACCGTACGCGTGACTgggcgcttttgcgcacgaTGCGTGGCCATACGGGCCGGATTAATGGCGCGTCTACACACCCCAGTGGCCGCCTTGCGTTGAGTATCGGCAAGGACCGTACGATCCGCATGTGGGATTTTCTGCGCGGCGTTGGCTCCTCGTCCGTGAAGATTGGCGCAGAGGCAGATAAGATTGCGTGGGATACGCTTGGCAAGCGTTTCGCCGTCCTGGTCGACCGACAAGCGATGGTGTTTGGTACAGATATGACCAAACTCGCCGAGATTGAGCAGAGCAGGCGGCTCCACGACGTGTCTTTTTTCCGCGCTGCGATTGGGGGCAAGGAGCATGAGCTTTTGCTAGTTGCGTCCGAGTCGGGGTTGGTTTACGTGTACGACCTGGATGCTAGTGCGTCTGCTGATGCAGCCTCCCCTCGCGAGATCGCGCGCCTGGTCGGCCATGCCAATCGagtgcgtgcagctgcggcagtGTACATTGCCGCAGACGATGGGTTGATTGTGCCGCTCGTGAGCACGATCAGCTCGGATGGCTTTATCCGTGTGTTTAACCTGATGCCCGCGCTTGTGGATGATGCGCTTGTGGAGCTGGAAGCGATCGCTGAGTACGATACGCACAAGACGCGTCTTACGTGCTTGAGTGTGGCTACGTATGATCCTGCAggcgccgacgatgcggatGAAGAGGTACTCGATGCAgcggacgacgacgcgggTGCGGAGGCATTTGATACAACGGATGACGACGAACTCGATGCTATGTCTAGCGATGAAGGCGATCTTGACGACGCGGAGCTTGAGGAACTGGCACGTCTAGAGGAGGAAgtgcgtcgtgcgcaagaagcggGTATTGTAATTACGGAAGACGGAGGTGTTGTTGTAGAAGGGGACGATGACGAGGAGGAATCGGAGGACGAAGAAGGGGACGAAGATGGTGACGGAGACGgagaggaagaggaggaagaggaggaagaagaagaggaagaagaggaagaagaggaagaggaagaggaagaggagtaa
- a CDS encoding uncharacterized protein (COG:S; EggNog:ENOG503NY41): MHRRAPRPDAPSTQEMELHETESLLSILNMVRSTRRLFKIASPRTSADERMYALVQLEHFVAQRVLKTLPVLKQHASEHATRPSAYLAQVDRCCDWTVPVRDARLYMAEQIFAHVARLRVVMEIAGDDRELRTLAAEMGCSLSLLQGMCLTHYPSKQLCSMRSAFELLLSIVESTYAHATHTDAPLRLLASHALDTLMCILVDAPAEVRGVFEQVGGVATIRRVMHTHQAEKNEEGPQDAHVTAAKCFEFLLFYLQAGVFEEQAAAQLPTRADTYPAAVFDPPPPPPPPPPRSSGTETPFYTPNATPRAHARVLSTGSPTKTPSARLERRMPDMNPFTRPDETPRSHAALRHLRTHSTDDRRHVPTHSTEERRHLRARSTDQPFELSQTPRARGSRLDATPHQHLRPPFPLHRTGDRDAFDNTMRRSASPRKASRYESPTRW, encoded by the exons atgcatcgtcgagcgccgcggcccgatgcgccgagcactCAGGAGATGGAGCTGCACGAGACAGAGAGTCTGCTATCGATTCTAAACATGGTACGTTCCACGCGACGCTTATTTAAGATTGCGTCCCCTCGGACAAgcgccgacgagcgcatgTATGCACTCGTGCAACTCGAGCATTTtgtcgcacagcgcgtgcTCAAGACGCTGCCGGTGCTCAAGCAGCATGCGAGCGAGCATGCGACACGCCCTTCTGCGTACCTTGCACAGGTAGACAGGTGTTGCGACTGGACGGTTcctgtgcgcgacgcgcggctgTACATGGCCGAGCAAATCTTCGCccacgtcgcgcgcttgcgcgtcgTGATGGAAATAGCAGGGGACGACCGCGAACTGCGCACCCTCGCCGCCGAGATGGGCTGCTCTTTATCGCTGCTGCAAGGCATGTGCCTCACACACTACCCCAGCAAGCAGCTGTGCtcaatgcgcagcgcattcgAG CTCCTTCTTTCGATCGTCGAGTCCACGTACGCCCATGCAACACACACCGACGCGCCACTGCGCCTGCTTGCATCACACGCACTCGACACGCTCATGTGTATTCTCGTAGATGCGCCGGCAGaggtgcgcggcgtgtttGAGCAGGTGGGCGGCGTCGCTACCATACGCCGGGTCATGCATACCCACCAGGCTGAAAAAAACGAGGAGGGACCGCAGGATGCGCATGTCACTGCTGCGAAATGCTTCGAGTTTCTACTCTTTTACTTGCAGGCGGGCGTGTTTGAGGAACAGGCTGCGGCCCAGCTGCCGACCCGCGCCGATACATACCCCGCGGCGGTGTTTGacccgccgccgccgcctcCACCACCACCGCCACGCAGTAGTGGCACTGAGACACCGTTTTACACACCAAACGCCACTCCacgcgcacacgcgcgtgtTCTTTCTACAGGATCGCCTACCAAGACACCTTcggcgcggctcgagcgccgTATGCCGGATATGAACCCGTTCACGCGGCCGGACGAGACACCGCGCAGCCATGCTGCATTGCGGCACCTGCGTACCCACAGCACCGACGACCGGCGTCATGTGCCCACTCACAGCACCGAGGAAAGgcggcatttgcgcgcacggagcACCGACCAACCATTCGAGCTGTCGCAGACGCCGAGGGCGCGCGGGTCACGGCTTGACGCAACACCCCATCAGCACCTACGTCCCCCATTTCCTCTGCACCGCACAGGAGATCGAGACGCGTTTGACAATaccatgcgccgctctgcGTCCCCACGCAAAGCGTCGCGCTACGAAAGCCCTACACGGTGGTAG
- the VRG4 gene encoding GDP-mannose transporter into the lumen of the Golgi (COG:U; EggNog:ENOG503NWKQ; TransMembrane:9 (o81-104i116-134o140-162i169-186o226-244i256-277o297-319i326-346o352-371i)), which yields MPASDEEIEFGSLGDRAGTSELEADAVQERLLGEGPGTPTSEAPQHYGSAVAPVLSYCMASISMTVINKFTVSGAGFTMNLLVLLCQCAVGILMVYAAKMLGYIQLRDLNMRDVKAWFPISTMLVFVIWTGSKALQFMDIPIYTIFKNLTIILIAYGEVLWFDGHITRLVFISFLLMVLSSFVAAWPDIVGGEPAAVVPHARALATAQAAQAAAPAAQGWALGQNGYLWMLTNCLVSAVFVLVMRKRIKLTGFKDWDTMFYNNLLSIPVLLVMSLLLENWSAETLERNFPHQRRGSLILAVALSGTGGVAISYTTAWCIRTTSSTTYSMVGALNKLPLALSGMVFFGNRATIYNSLGIAIGFLAGIVYAVGKNKQAEAARLANTAATGTATVHAAGGGHGSDPKGVIPTHTRAHVRND from the coding sequence ATGCCGGCCAGCGATGAAGAAATCGAGTTCGGCTCGCTCGGGGACCGTGCCGGCACGTCGGAGCTCGAGGCAGACGCTGTGCAGGAGCGGCTGCTGGGCGAAGGGCCTGGCACGCCAACGTCCGAGGCGCCCCAACACTACGGAAGCGCTGTCGCGCCCGTCCTGAGCTACTGTATGGCGAGCATCTCGATGACGGTAATCAACAAGTTTACTGTCTCGGGCGCAGGGTTTACGATGAATCTGCTCGTGCTTCTGTGTCAGTGCGCGGTCGGTATTTTGATGGTATATGCGGCGAAAATGCTGGGATATatccagctgcgcgacctgAATATGCGCGACGTCAAAGCATGGTTTCCGATCTCGACCATGCTTGTGTTTGTGATTTGGACGGGAAGCAAGGCACTCCAGTTTATGGATATCCCTATCTACACCATCTTTAAAAACCTGACCATCATTTTGATAGCATACGGCGAAGTGCTGTGGTTCGACGGGCACATTACACGGCTCGTTTTTATCTCCTTCTTGCTCATGGTGCTCTCCTCTTTCGTCGCTGCATGGCCAGATATAGTGGGTGGAGAACCTGCAGCAGTcgtgccgcacgcgcgcgcgctcgcgactGCGCAggctgcacaagctgcCGCGCCCGCCGCCCAGGGCTGGGCGCTGGGGCAGAACGGGTACTTGTGGATGCTCACAAATTGTCTCGTCAGTGCTGTGTTTGTGCTGGtgatgcgcaagcgcatcaagcTCACGGGCTTCAAGGACTGGGACACGATGTTTTACAACAATCTGCTCAGCATTCCGGTGCTCCTGGTCATGTCTCTGCTCCTCGAGAACTGGAGcgccgagacgctcgagcgcaactTCCCCCACCAACGCCGCGGCAGTCTCATCCTCGCCGTGGCCTTGTCAGGGACCGGCGGTGTGGCGATCAGCTACACGACCGCGTGGTGCATCCGCACGACCAGCAGCACGACATACAGCATGGTCGGTGCACTCAATAAGCTCCCGCTCGCACTGAGCGGGATGGTATTTTTCGGGAACCGAGCCACGATCTACAACTCGTTGGGCATCGCAATTGGGTTCTTGGCTGGGATCGTGTATGCCGTTGGGAAAAATAAGCAGGCCGAAGCGGCACGGCTCGCGAATACCGCCGCAACAGGGACCGCCAccgtgcacgctgcaggtGGCGGGCACGGATCCGATCCCAAGGGTGTCATCCCAACACACACACGCGCCCACGTCCGCAATGACTAA
- a CDS encoding nitronate monooxygenase (EggNog:ENOG503NU7Z; COG:E), which yields MTPIATALTHAVAGLRYPIVVGPMANAAGGALAGAVSRAGALGFIGAGYFTEAKLEAEVAEARAVLGEARDARLGVGIGFLVWKLQEAPQAARGLLDSALAHRPCALWLSFGDADATAAWAAYVRERDAAVRGTLDPIRLFYTACTLHEAQCIAETGDADVLVLQGHEAGGHGSEASPSRDNFLASVLRARSTWSVPKQPVLLTAGGMCTGNAVAAQLAFGADGAVLGTRFLPTHESMYTDAQKQCVLRATEKDTLRSLAFDEARNTLGWPTGVDGRGLRNATVADYEAALRTHSAPGAVPGAAARQQRYKEAVIQGDTDRIITWAGTGVGQVHALSSAADAVDAVAQALVASLRRVAHIVT from the coding sequence ATGACGCCCATCGCCACAGCATTGACGCACGCCGTGGCCGGCCTGCGCTACCCCATTGTCGTCGGCCCCATGGCCAATGCAGCGGgcggtgcgctcgccgGCGCAGTCTcccgcgcaggcgcgctgggTTTCATCGGCGCGGGCTACTTTACCGAAGCGAAACTTGAGGCGGAGgtcgccgaggcgcgcgccgtgctcggcgaggcgcgcgatgcgcgcctcggcgtcggcatTGGGTTCCTCGTGTGGAAACTGCAAGAAGCGCCCCAAGCAGCACGCGGCTTGCTCGacagcgcgcttgctcaTCGCCCCTGCGCCCTGTGGCTCTCGTttggcgatgcagacgcaacggcggcgtgggcggcgtacgtgcgcgagcgcgacgcagcggtgcgtggCACACTCGACCCGATCCGCCTCTTTTACACTGCGTGCACGCTCCACGAGGCCCAGTGCATTGCAGAGACGGGGGACGCCGACGTGCTCGTCCTGCAGGGCCACGAAGCCGGCGGGCACGGCAGCGAAGCTTCGCCCTCGCGCGACAACTTTCTCGCgtctgtgctgcgcgcgcgcagtacATGGAGCGTGCCGAAACAGCCTGTGCTCCTCACTGCGGGCGGCATGTGCACGGGCAAtgccgtcgctgcgcagctcgcatTCGGAGCGGACGGCGCGGTACTCGGCACGCGCTTTTTACCCACGCACGAATCCATGTACACCGACGCACAGAAACAGTGCGTGTTGCGTGCTACAGAGAAAgatacgctgcgcagcctcgCGTTCGATGAGGCGCGCAACACGCTCGGCTGGCCCACCGGCGTGGACGGCCGCGGCTTGCGGAATGCTACCGTGGCAGACTATGaagctgcgctgcgcacgcacagcgcgccgggaGCTGTCCCgggagctgctgcgcgccagcagcgaTACAAAGAAGCGGTCATCCAAGGCGATACCGACCGGATCATCACCTGGGCCGGCACGGGTGTCGGCCAGGTGCATGCCCTTTCGTCCGCGGCCGACGCCGTAGATGCGGTGGCCCAAGCGCTGgtcgcgtcgctgcgccgcgtggcgcATATTGTCACGTAG
- the PXA1 gene encoding ATP-binding cassette long-chain fatty acid transporter pxa1 (EggNog:ENOG503NUQ7; TransMembrane:4 (o20-38i199-222o242-262i331-357o); COG:I) → MVAQSKLNQVWQPTSVQRRTRAVVLLLVLVLGLGRKYWARIVQKYLKRGASRPVAHGKAQRRGGKSTLTLAQGLEQLYYPTGDADGAIELLVPMRGGVSKVPIHPTSRATFDRNFDAFSLPPPVTKDAMLRRKKQLGFFGHVSAAQVRKIRDAEGKIAPAAGESITSASALRVNVDREFFRQLRAIFRILIPSTHSKEVYVFLLHTFFLVMRTYLSLLVARLDGAIVKSLISADGPGFLRGLGVWFALSLPATYTNAMIRYLQSKLAIGFRSRLTRYVNDLYLGPRRNFYKVMNLDNRLEAVSQYITSDITNFCEIISELYSNISKPSLDIIIFLWQIGSGLGWRGMAGVMVSYYIASLTLRAVSPPFGKLAAVEAKLEGQFRNAHSRMIINAEEIAFYDGASTEEGILNRLYSALVKHTEHIMRLRIGYGFSEDFVLKYTWSAIGYMVIAIPSFAAREQAEKAAVGEQNAEVMKKMSTGIASQTESYVSNRRLLLSLADAGSRLMYSYKGIAELAGQTSRVYSLLSTLHLLDRDVYQSVPRPADLPASRPFFDLGHIQGKVELDKPVVQLDLAPIVTPAPGQARGGELLVKELNLKVSPGEHVMITGPNGVGKTAVARVLAGLWPLFAGKMDKPLNEDMIFLPQRPYLTTESLRDQVIYPYSYQEHIETGRTDADLMDILRHVHLAYLPDREGGWSTRKEWKDVLSGGEKQRMGMARLFYHTPKYAVLDECTSAVSTDVEGLMYAHAKDVGITLITISHRPSLFKYHTYLLDLKGEDGTYNFINILGDQQELTLEQEADELEAKLSDVHAWKHRLSEIQKELSFSQS, encoded by the coding sequence ATGGTCGCGCAGTCGAAGTTGAACCAAGTGTGGCAGCCGACGTCGGTGCAGCGTCGTACGCGTGCCGTAGTGCTTTTGCTCGTCCTTGTGTTGGGTCTTGGACGCAAGTATTGggcgcgcatcgtgcagAAATACTtgaagcgcggcgcttcgcgccCAGTCGCCCAtggcaaggcgcagcgccgtggcggcAAGTCCACGCtgacgcttgcgcagggCCTAGAGCAGCTGTACTACCCCACGGGCGATGCGGACGGTGCCAttgagctgctcgttcCCATGCGTGGCGGCGTCTCCAAGGTGCCGATCCACCcgacgtcgcgcgcgacgtttGACCGCAACTTTGACGCATTCTCGCTTCCTCCGCCCGTCACGAAGGatgcgatgctgcgccgcaaaaagCAGCTGGGTTTCTTTGGGCATGtctctgcagcgcaggtGCGCAAGATCCGCGATGCCGAGGGCAAGATTGCGCCTGCCGCCGGCGAGAGTATCACCAGCGCGAGTGCCCTGCGTGTGAATGTCGACCGCGAGTTTTtccgccagctgcgcgcgattttTAGAATTCTGATCCCCAGTACACACTCTAAGGAGGTGTACGTCTTTTTGCTGCACACATTTTTCCTCGTGATGCGCACCTACTTGAGTCTTTTGGTCGCGCGACTGGACGGTGCGATTGTCAAGTCGCTCATTTCCGCCGACGGCCCTGGTTTCCTCCGCGGCCTCGGCGTCTGGTTTGCCTTGTCTCTTCCTGCCACGTACACCAACGCCATGATCCGCTACTTGCAGTCGAAGCTCGCGATTGGTTTCCGTTCGCGCCTCACGCGCTACGTGAATGACCTGTACCTCGGCCCGCGGCGCAACTTTTACAAGGTAATGAACCTGGACAACCGTCTCGAAGCTGTGAGCCAGTACATTACGAGCGACATTACCAACTTTTGCGAGATCATCTCGGAGCTCTACTCGAACATCTCCAAGCCCTCGCTCGACATTATCATCTTCCTCTGGCAGATTGGGTCGGGTCTTGGCtggcgcggcatggcggGTGTCATGGTCAGCTACTACATTGCGAGCCTGACTCTGCGCGCGGTCTCGCCGCCGTTTGGCAAGCTGGCCGCCGTCGAGGCCAAGCTCGAGGGCCAGTTCCGCAATGCCCACTCGCGCATGATCATCAATGCCGAGGAGATTGCGTTCTACGACGGTGCTTCTACGGAAGAGGGTATCCTCAACAGGCTGTACAGCGCGTTGGTGAAGCACACCGAGCACATTATGCGCCTCCGGATCGGGTACGGCTTCTCGGAAGACTTTGTGCTGAAGTACACATGGTCCGCGATTGGCTACATGGTCATCGCCATCCCCtcttttgccgcgcgcgagcaggccgAAAAGGCCGCGGTCGGCGAGCAGAATGCAGAGGTGATGAAGAAGATGAGCACGGGCATTGCAAGCCAGACCGAGTCGTACGTGTCCAACCGCCGCTTGTTGCTCTCCTTGGCCGATGCCGGGAGTCGGCTCATGTACAGTTACAAGGGGATTGCGGAGCTCGCCGGACAAACGTCGCGTGTATACTCGCTCCTCTCCACACTGCACCTGCTCGATCGCGACGTGTACCAAAGTGTGCCGCGTCCCGCGGATTTGCCCGCGAGTCGTCCCTTCTTCGACTTGGGCCATATCCAGGGTAAGGtcgagctggacaagcCCGTGGTGCAGCTCGATCTCGCGCCGATCGTCACGCCCGCGCCCGGccaggcgcgcggcggcgagctccTTGTCAAGGAGCTGAACCTCAAGGTGAGCCCCGGCGAGCACGTCATGATTACCGGTCCCAACGGCGTCGGCAAGACGGccgtggcgcgcgtgctggcGGGCCTGTGGCCCCTCTTTGCGGGCAAAATGGACAAACCGCTGAATGAGGATATGATTTTCCTTCCGCAGCGCCCGTACCTCACCACCGAGAGCCTCCGCGACCAAGTCATCTACCCCTACTCGTACCAGGAGCACATCGAGACCGGCCGCACCGACGCGGATCTTATGGACATTTTGCGCCACGTCCACCTCGCCTACCTGCCCGACCGCGAGGGCGGCTGGAGCACGCGCAAGGAATGGAAAGACGTGCTTTCCGGTGGcgaaaagcagcgcatgggCATGGCGCGTCTGTTCTACCACACGCCCAAGTACGCCGTCCTCGACGAGTGCACATCCGCCGTGTCTACCGATGTAGAGGGGCTTATGTACGCGCACGCCAAAGATGTGGGCATCACGCTTATCACTATCTCGCACCGCCCCTCGCTGTTCAAGTACCACACCTACTTGCTGGACCTCAAAGGCGAAGATGGCACATACAACTTTATCAACATTCTCGGCGACCAACAGGAGCTCACACTCGAGCAGGAAGCCGATGAGCTCGAGGCCAAGCTGTCCGACGTCCACGCTTGGAAGCACCGTCTCAGCGAGATTCAAAAGGAACTCTCCTTTAGCCAGTCATAG